One window of Psychrobacillus sp. FSL H8-0483 genomic DNA carries:
- a CDS encoding (Fe-S)-binding protein, translating to MGPLLIANWVMFIAVTLYAIGLFAYLLKTRYAYIKLGKKVEFEDNVKERLRKIWVYVFGQKKLLKDKKSGTIHVMFFYGFLLVQLGAIDFIWKGLAPDSHLPLGPLYPAFTFFQEIVTLIILVAVVWAFYRRYVEKLVRLKRGWKNGLVLIFIGGLMVSVLVGNGMGMIWHGHEAVWTEPIASSIATIFGFLPDTAAVAVFYIMWWAHLLFLLTFLVYVPQSKHFHLITGPANVYFHRLDNVGKLRPINFEEAEDEDADEEEMPSFGVGRIQDFTQAQMIDFYACVECGRCTNMCPATGTGKMLSPMDLIVKLRDHLTMTGAVETKKKPWVPALAFQGTKGNQLAMAAGAEGAVIEDIYSPSLIGDVITEEEIWACTTCRNCEDQCPVMNEHVDKIIDLRRYLVMTEGKVNPDAQRAMTNIERQGNPWGLNRKEKENWRDARPEVHIPTVKEVSKAGEEFEYLFWVGSMGSFDSRSQKIALSFANLMNKAGVKFAILGNKEKNSGDTPRRLGNEFLFQELATANISEFEKTGVTKIVTIDPHAYNIFKNEYSDFGWNGEVLHHTEMLYDLVKSGRLKPQYAVEETITFHDSCYLGRYNDVYDAPREVLKAIPGVKLVEMNRNRESGMCCGAGGGLMWMEEHVGNRVNVARTEQALEVNPTVISSGCPYCLTMLSDGTKAKEVEDTVGTYDIAELLEKSIFGEQTPPVEEAVEEQIEANVQ from the coding sequence ATGGGTCCATTGTTAATAGCAAACTGGGTAATGTTTATAGCAGTTACTTTGTATGCAATTGGTTTATTCGCATATTTGTTAAAAACGAGGTATGCATATATTAAATTAGGGAAAAAAGTTGAATTTGAAGACAATGTGAAGGAAAGACTTCGCAAAATTTGGGTGTATGTATTCGGACAAAAGAAACTTTTAAAAGATAAGAAAAGTGGAACAATCCACGTTATGTTTTTTTATGGGTTCTTACTTGTCCAACTTGGGGCAATCGATTTTATTTGGAAAGGATTAGCACCGGATTCGCATTTACCGCTTGGGCCGCTATATCCGGCATTTACATTCTTCCAAGAAATCGTGACATTAATTATTTTGGTAGCAGTTGTATGGGCATTCTATCGCCGCTACGTAGAGAAGTTAGTTCGTTTAAAACGAGGATGGAAAAATGGGCTTGTGCTTATTTTCATCGGTGGATTAATGGTTTCTGTATTAGTTGGTAACGGTATGGGAATGATTTGGCATGGCCATGAAGCAGTTTGGACGGAGCCGATTGCATCTTCTATTGCAACTATTTTTGGATTCTTACCAGACACGGCGGCAGTAGCTGTATTCTATATCATGTGGTGGGCGCATTTATTATTCCTACTCACATTCTTAGTGTATGTACCACAATCCAAGCATTTCCACTTAATCACTGGTCCAGCAAACGTATATTTCCATCGTTTAGACAATGTTGGTAAACTGCGTCCGATCAATTTTGAAGAGGCAGAAGATGAAGACGCGGATGAAGAAGAAATGCCTTCATTTGGTGTAGGTCGCATTCAAGACTTTACACAAGCGCAAATGATCGACTTTTACGCATGTGTAGAATGTGGACGTTGTACAAATATGTGTCCTGCAACGGGAACAGGTAAAATGCTGTCACCGATGGACTTGATTGTTAAACTTCGTGATCATTTAACAATGACTGGAGCAGTTGAAACGAAGAAAAAGCCTTGGGTACCTGCACTTGCTTTCCAAGGAACAAAGGGGAACCAGCTTGCGATGGCTGCTGGAGCAGAAGGAGCAGTAATCGAAGATATTTATAGCCCTTCATTAATTGGCGATGTTATCACAGAAGAAGAAATTTGGGCATGTACGACTTGCCGTAACTGTGAAGACCAATGTCCAGTAATGAATGAGCATGTCGATAAAATTATTGACCTTCGTCGTTACTTAGTAATGACAGAAGGAAAAGTAAACCCGGATGCACAGCGCGCAATGACAAACATTGAACGTCAAGGAAATCCATGGGGCTTGAACCGTAAGGAGAAAGAGAACTGGAGAGATGCTCGTCCAGAGGTCCATATTCCTACAGTGAAAGAAGTATCTAAGGCTGGAGAAGAGTTTGAATACCTATTCTGGGTAGGTTCGATGGGATCGTTTGATAGTCGATCACAAAAAATCGCCTTATCCTTTGCAAACTTAATGAACAAGGCGGGAGTGAAATTTGCGATTCTTGGAAATAAAGAAAAAAACTCTGGAGACACACCACGTCGCCTAGGAAATGAGTTTTTATTCCAAGAGCTGGCTACTGCAAATATTTCCGAATTTGAAAAAACTGGCGTAACAAAAATAGTAACAATTGACCCACATGCATACAATATCTTTAAAAATGAATACAGTGATTTTGGCTGGAATGGCGAAGTGCTTCACCATACAGAAATGCTATACGATTTAGTAAAATCAGGTCGCTTGAAACCACAATATGCGGTGGAAGAAACAATTACGTTCCACGATTCCTGTTACTTAGGTCGATACAATGATGTATACGATGCACCACGTGAAGTACTGAAAGCAATACCTGGCGTTAAGCTAGTGGAAATGAACCGTAACCGTGAATCAGGGATGTGCTGTGGAGCAGGTGGGGGACTAATGTGGATGGAAGAGCATGTAGGAAACCGTGTTAACGTTGCTCGAACTGAACAAGCATTAGAAGTAAATCCAACCGTTATATCTTCTGGATGTCCATACTGTTTAACTATGCTATCCGATGGTACGAAAGCAAAAGAAGTAGAGGATACCGTTGGAACATACGATATCGCAGAACTACTAGAGAAATCTATTTTTGGAGAACAAACTCCACCAGTAGAAGAGGCAGTAGAAGAGCAAATCGAGGCAAACGTACAATAA